The following is a genomic window from candidate division KSB1 bacterium.
ATCCGGGCTCGCAGGGCTTTGATGAAGTGCTAACTACAGTCAAACCGGAATATGAAGCGCCTCCCAATGACGCGCACCATGCTGTTGAAATCACCAACCAATCTCTTGACTTTATTGACAGACATAAAGATGATCTGTTTTTCTGTTATACCAGCCATCATGTTGTTCATCGACCGTTGATGGAAAAAGATGATCTGGTACAAAAGTATAAAGACAAACCCTATTCCAATGATCCCGTGAATAATCCCGTGATGGGTGCAATGATTGAAAGAATGGATACCGGGATAGGTCAGATACTGGATAAACTTGAAGAACATAACCTGACTGAAAAAACGATTGTGATTTTTTATTCCGATAACGGCGGATATGAACTGCATCAGGAGCAAGACCCGTTACGCGGCGGTAAGGCAATGATTTATGAGGGCGGAATTAAAGTGCCTTTTTGTATAAAATGGCCGGGTGTCATAGCACCGGGAACGGTATCGAATGAACTGGTAACATCGGATGATTTCTATCCAACGTTTGCAGATATACTCGGAGAAAAAGAATTGCCGTTGAATCTGGACGGCGTCAGTTTGCTGCCGTTGATCAAGCAGGAAAAAAATCTTGATCGGGATTTTTTATGCTGGCATTTTCCCCATTATCATCACCTGGGATATAAACCTGCTGCTGCCATCCGGGAGGGCAATTACAAGTTAATTGAATGGTTTGAGCAAAGCAAGTTAGGTCAAGAAAAACCGTATCAGCTTTTTAATGTGGAAAATGATCCAGTGAGATCAATGATCTGGCGGATAAAATGCCTGAACTCGCTGAGCGGTTGTTTGTAAAATTAAAAAACTGGAGAGACAAAGTCGGCGCCTGGGAGATGACCGTTAATCCCGATTATGATCCTGATAAATCAGATTGGCGGTTTGAAAATCGAAAAGGCTGGAGAGTAAAAGACGGTATTATTGTAACCTGATTCTAAATGGAAAAGAATGCGAACAATTTGTCTCAATCTTCCTCAAAAACTGGTTTTCGGAAATGGTTGCAGTGATCTGTTTATTGCTGATTATAAAACAACGGGTTGTAAAACGCTACTGCTGATTACAACCGAGCCATTGCTTGAACACATTCATCCTTTAACCCAAAAAATAAAAGCAGATGGCGCTGATGTTTTTGTGTATCAAACTGTCAACAGCGAACCCACGATTGAGGATTTTCAAAATGCTTTGCACTTTGCTCAACAGAAAAACATTGACAGCGTAGCGGGTATTGGAGGAGGAAGCGTTTTAGACCTTGCTAAATTACTGGCCGCCATGCTTGACAATGATCAAAATATTCTGGAGATGCTTGATGGCGGCCGTTTAAAACAACGGCAGGTTTATTTAGCCTGTCTGCCGACAACATCAGGAACCGGAAGTGAGGTGTCACCCAATGCAATATTGCTTGATGAGACTGATAATCTTAAAAAAGGCGTGACAAGCTCTTACCTGATTCCAGATGCAGCCTATATAAACCCCTTGTTTACAAAATCCGTTCCTCCTTCTGTTACAGCAACCACGGGTTTGGATGCGCTCATACATTGTATTGAAGAATATACCAACCTGTATGCTCATCCTGTTATTGACATGTTTGCTTTGGAAGGCATTCGATTAATCGGTAGTTCTCTGTGGCGTGCCTATAATGATGGAAATGATGAAAAAGCGCGTGAAAACATGGCGCTCGGCAGTCTTTATGGAGGCATCGGACTTGGCTCTGTCAATACCGCTGCCGTACATGCTTTATCTTATCCGTTGGGCGGCGAATATCATATTCCGCATGGATTGTCCAATGCTGTTTTATTCCCCTATGTTATGAAATTCAATATGGTGGAATCTACTGAACGCTACGCAACGGTTGCCCGCGCTTTGGGTGGGGAAGAAGGGAAAAATGATTATGAAACGGCTCAAAACGGCGTTGATAGAATATTTCAACTTTGTGAGTTCCTGAACGTAAAGGTAAAACTTTCTACTCTGAATATTCCCAAAACCGCTGTGCAGAGACTGGCGGAAGCGGCCATGAAGGTAGAAAGGCTTTTAAAAAATAATCCTCGTCATGTAACACTCGAGGACGCAAAAAAAATATATCATGAAGCTTATTGAAAAAGGCAAACTCTATGATTGAAAGGCGAAAAGAATATTCCGGCATTATCATCCCTGTGGTGACTCCGTTTGATGATAACGGAAAAATAGATATCCCTGCATTGGAAAGAATTATCGAAAATTTCAACGCAAATGACTGTGAGACTCTGCTGTTTGGAACCACCGGTGAAACAGCTTCGATCCCTCAATCTGCAAAAACAAAAGCTGTAGCTGCTTTACAAAAATATATTGATCAACACAGAATTTATGTTGCCATATCCGATAATTGTTTTGAGGATGCGGTAACAGCCGCAAATCGTTATTTTGATTCAGGAGTAGAGGCGGTGGTAGTTTTACTTCCCGGTTACTATCCTTTAACCCATGATCAGATGCTGAATTATTACGAGCGTTTTGTCAAAGCCATTCATGGAAAAATGTTTATTTATAATATTCCGGCGACAACCCATATGTCCATCCCGCTTACAGTCATTGAAAAGCTAAGTCACCATGAACGGATCATTGGGCTAAAAGACTCTGAACGAGGTATGGAGAGATTGCAACAATCCATTGAATTGTGGGCAAATCGAGAGGACTTTTCATACTTTATCGGCTGGGGTGCGCAGTCATTTAACGGGTTGTGGAGCGGAGTGGATGGTATTGTTCCGAGCACAGGTAACTTTAATGCCCCGGTCTACAAAGATATGTATCAGGCTGTTATTAATAGAGATAAAGAAAATGCTGAGCTTTGTCAAAACATTTCGATGGAAATAGCAAGCGTTTATCAAAAAGATAAAATACTGGGCCAATCTTTACCCGCACTCAAAGTTATGATGAACGAAGCGGGATTGTGCGGTAAAAAAGTTACACTGCCATTTACAAAGCTGCCGGAAAATGAAGAAAAAATGATTCACGAACAAACTCGTCATTTAATTGATAAATATGATTTAACCTGGAGTTGATGAGTATCTAATGGCGAACCAAAAACCTATAATCGGAATCACAATGGGCGACCCTGCAGGCATTGGTCCTGAAATTGTTGTGAAAGCGTTGTGTGATGATAGAGTGACTGAATGGTGTAACCCTGTTCTGGTCGGCGATTTGAGTGTTATTCGAAAAGCCGCTGCTGAGCAAAACGTTCCGAAAAACATAAAATCAATAGATAATATTAGAAAAGCCGAATTTGATCGAAATACAATAACTGTTTACTCTCTTGACCTGATAGATTTAGATAAACTTGAAATGGGTAAAATATCGCCCATGGCTGGAGAGGCTGCGTTTCAATGTGTGAAAACAGTCATTGAGCTTGCTCTGGCCAAAGAAATTGATGCCACTGTCACCGCACCGATCAACAAAAAGTCTGTAAATGTGGCGGGCCATAAATTTTCCGGACATACTGAAATGTATGCCCATTTTACCCAAACAAAGAACTATGCAATGCTCCTGATTGACGAAAATTTTCGGGTGGTTCACGTTTCTACCCATGTTTCTTTAAGAAAGGCATGCGACGCCGTAAAAAAGCAAAGAATAGTCCAGGTAACTGAATTATTAAACAATGCGTGCAAACAGTTTGGTGTGATCAAGCCCCGAATCGGGATAGCCGCTCTTAATCCGCATGCCGGCGATGGCAATTTGTTCGGCGATGAAGATACCAGAGAAATACTGCCGGCTGTTGAACGCGCAAAGGAACTGGGTATTGACGCAGAAGGTCCGTTCCCGGCTGATACATTATTTGCTGCTGCAAAGGCCGGAGCCTTTGACGGTTGTGTTGCCATGTATCATGATCAGGGCCATATACCCTTCAAGTTGGCTGCGTTTCAATGGGATCAAGCGACAGGAAAAATAAAGAGCGTAACCGGTGTCAATATTACGTTAGGTTTACCCATTATTCGGACCTCTGTTGATCATGGTACGGCTTTTGAGATTGCTGGTCAGGGCATAGCCAGCAAAGATGCATTGGTGCTTGCCATTAAATATGCGGTATCAATGTCCGATCGTAAATTCAGAAAAGGTTGGAAACAAATCATGATGACAGTGATCGCAGATGACTTTACAGGCGCCGCTGAAATCGCCGGACTGGGTTTACGATACGGGCTTGCGGTCGAAATTGAACCACATGTTCATAGAATATCCGAGTCCGATTTATTAATCATTGCAACCGATACCCGGTCTATGAAAGCAGAGAATGCATATAATGAAGTTTATTCTATCACAAAACAATTGACGGAATTGGGTCGTGGTTTAACCTTTAAAAAAACGGATTCGATATTTAGAGGTCATATTTATAAAGAACTCCAGGCTGTTTTAAACGCAGATGTTTATGATAAAGTTCTTTTGGTGCCGGCAAATCCTTCTCTTGGCCGCATTCTAAAAGAGGGGATTTATTATATAAAAAACCGGTATCTACATGAAACGAAACTGGCTGACGATCCTGATTACCCTTTAACCACATCCAATGTACTGGAATTGATAAATGCTGATGATCTCAATACGGTTCACGTCTTAGCGCTTGGTCAAAACATCATCCGGCAAGGAATAATAATCGGTGAAGCATTGTACGAGCAAAGATCTGAAAGACTGGGCTTCCAAGGTTGATAACACGATTTTGCCGGCCGGCGGGGCTGAATTTTTCAAAGCTTTACTTGAGATTAAAGGATATGATAAAGTCATTTCAAAGACCGGGAAATCTGTAAAGTTTGGAAAAAATATATTGATTGTATGCGGCAGCGCCTACTCAAAAGGTAAGGCCGGATTTAAAGACATAGCGAATAAGGCTTTAAAAATAATTCCAATGCCTGATAGTGTATTTACTAACAGCCTTGGTGTGGAAGACTCTTTTCAATGGTGGAAAGAAAAGGTTGTACAGGCTTTTCATAAACATACTGTTGTCATTATCGAAATAGATCAGCAGGTTGTTCGCGACAAGAATTATGCCGTGCGACTAAGAAAAGAGATGGCAAGACTGGTACATGTTGTTCTGAAGCAGGTAGATGTCAATGAGCTTTTGATAGATGGAGGAGCGACCGTACATTCAATCACGGAAAAACTCGGGTTTGAAAAATTGTTTCCGGTTCAAGAGCTTTCTCCGGGTGTTATCAGAATGCGTGTACAATCACGCGATCATTTTTTTGTAACGATTAAACCCGGCAGTTATGCATGGCCGGCATGGTTGTTGAATTATTTAGGCGCTCGATAATCTTTATCAATGAAAATCAGGATAAAAGGGTCATTGTAAAAAGATGCGATGGCTTTGAAAATGAATGAATAACCGGATTATAAACAGATACTATTATGACTACTTTGATCAGTTTAATTATTATTTTGACAATCGTTGTCATTGCCACAGCAAAATACAAATTGCATCCTTTTATATCGTTGTTATTGGCTTCTATAGTCATCGGGTTTTTATCCGGTCTTGAATCAACCGTAATCATTGAATCGATAGAAAAGGGATTTGGCGATACATTGGAAAGTATCGGCCTGATTATTGTTTTTGGTGCAATAATAGGTCAATATCTTGAAAAAAGCAGTGCAACAAAAACAATAGCAGAAACCTTGTTGCGAATAATCGGGGAAAGAGATCTCCTCTTGTGATGAATCTTACCGGTTTTATTGTGTCCATTCCTGTTTTCTGTGATTCCGGTTTTATAATTCTTTCATCGCTTAACAAAGCAATCAGTAAAAAAACAGGAATGTCGTTGACAGTCTTGAGTGTCGCCTTGGCAACCGGTTTGTATGCAACCCATGTTTTTGTGCCGCCAACTCCCGGGCCCCTGGCTGCAGCGGCAGCTTTAGGTGCGGATATCGGCCTGGTACTTGTTCTGGGTTCTGATTGCAGCCATACCCTCGGCTTTGGCGGGTTTGTTTTGGGCAAAGAATTTTGCTAAAAAATTCAAGGTTGCCCCCGATACCGATGAACCCCAAAGCAATGATCGTGTTTTGCCTTCCACGTCACTTTCCTTTGCCCCTGTTATGATTCCGATCATCTTGATAGCCTGCAAATCTATTGCAAACTCTCCATCGACCCCTTTTGGAGAAGGTGTACTCTACAAGTTTATTGATTTTACAGGTGATCCGTTCATTGCATTATTCATTGCAGTTTTTATTTCATTTTTCTTAAAAAGAAAAAGCCCAAGTACCCATAGCGGTTGGATAACGGATGGTTTGAAAAATGCGGGTGTCATCATTTTGATAACAGGCGCAGGTGGCGCATTCGGTAATGTTTTGAGAACAACGGATTTGGGAGCGTATTTAGGCCATACATTGTCGAATTGGAACGCGGGCTTGCTTCTTCCGTTTATGATTGCCGCTCTATTAAAGACATCTCAGGGTTCGTCAACGGTCGCCATCATCACCACCGCAGCAATTATTTCACCTCTGTTGGGTCCGCTTGAACTGGATGGTGAAATAGCCAAAGCATTAACTGTTTTGGCAATCGGCGCCGGAGCCATGACCGTTTCTCATATTAATGACAGTTATTTTTGGGTGGTGTCTCAGTTTTCCAATATGGATACACCCACTGCTCTGAAAACTCATACCATCGCAACCCTGTTGCAGGGTGTATTCGGTATGATCATTATTCTATTGTTATCACTCATTTTGTTGTAAAAAAAAGAAAGGTTGATTATGATCTACAAATTAATGCTCTCATTTCTATTGTTGGTTTCAAGTTTGATATTTTCACAGCAAAAAATGCCTCCCGGGGTAGAAAAATCAAAAGACGAACCCATTGTTTACTCGGGCGAACAGACCGTCGATAAACATTATTTTGACGGCAAGCTGCCGCATGCTGTGGGTGTGCATCAATATCAAGTCGTAAGAGCAAACCGACAACATCCTCCGGGTGAAGGCGGCATTGGCTATACCTATAATCATCAGCCTTACCTGGCCTATTGGAACGGTCGGTTTTATTATCAGTATTTGTCCGGTTTGTATCAGGAACATACACCGCCAACCCGCACTTCCATATTGACGTCCCAAGATGGTGTGAACTGGAGTGATCCGACGGTGGTTTTCCCTGTTTATAGATTGCCCGAGATTACAAGAGATGATATTCATATTCCCGAAGGAATGCCAGCGGTTATGCATCAACGTATGGGTTTTTATGTCGCGCCGAACGGCAGATTACTGACATCCGGGTTTTATAGTTACTGCAAAAGTCCACAGCATTCTCCCAATGTCGGCAAGGGTTTGGGACGAGTCGTCAGGGAAATTAAAAAGGACGGTACATTCGGCCCCATCTATTTTATTCGCTACAACCGGCATGCCGGTTTCGACGAATCGAATACAAAATATCCCTTTTATACCGAGAGTGATGATACAGGGTTTATCAAAGCTTGTGAAGCTCTTTTGCAAAACAAGCTGATGACCCTGCAGTGGTGGGAAGAAGATCGGGCTGAAGACGGTTTTTACCCGATTAATCCCGGGGATATTGAAAATGCGTTTCAGTTTCATCAAAAAATTACAACCTCAAAGGGTGCGGGGAAAGCGTTTGATTGGTATACACGACCTGATAGTGTGGTGGTGGGATTGTGGAAAAACCAGTATGCGGCCTTGACAACTGATAAAGGCAATACCTGGACGCCGATTACGAAAAATAAAACATTGATTACGGCAGGGTCCAAAACATGGGCACAAAAAACAGATGATGGCAGATATGCGCTCGTTCATAACCAGTCACCCACATGGCGAAATCGTTTCCCGATGGTTGTAATGACAAGTGAGGACGGATATGAATTTACAGAAATGTTATGTGTCAGCGGACAAGTTCCACCGCAACGGTACAGCGGATTAAATAAAAATTTTGGCCCTCAATATTTCCGCGGCATTGCCGAGGGAAATGGCAATCCCCCGGGGGATAAAATGTGGGTTGTATTCAGCAACAATAAAGAAGATATGTGGATTGCAAATATAACAACACCTATAACAGGCGAGGTCACCAAAGATATTGATCAAAATTTCAACTCAGTTGCCCGTGCTGATGCACTGGATTACTGGAATCTATATGTCCCCCAATGGGCATCTGTTGACATTGTCAATGATCTGGACGGCATAAACAAAGTACTACAACTCAAAGATGAAGAACCTTATGATTATGCGCGAGCCGAAAAAATATTCCCTCAAAGTCAACATATCGAGATCAGCTTTAGAGTTTATCCCTACGGGGTGAGGCTCGGCAAAGCGCTTGAAGTTGAGGTGCACAGTGAAAAAGGAGAGAGGGCGGCGCGGCTGCGCATCGACCATGATAATGTTCGTTTCGACTTGCTTGATGTTGAACTGGACGGGGTTGATATGCAACCGCTGACATGGCATCAAATCAAGCTCGTTCTTGATTGTGATTCACAATCCTATGATTTTTATCTCGACGGAAAGATTCAAAGAAAAGCCATTGAGTTTGGTGAGCCGGTCAGCAATGTAAACCGTATCGTATTTAGAACGGGCCCATACAGGAATATTGTGCCGCTTGATTACCTCGATGGTTATCCGGATGCCGTTGGAATGTTTGGTGAGGATTTGCCTTTTTCCGGACAAAAAGTAAAACCTGTTGTTTACTGGATTGATGATTTTGTGACCCGGAGTCATTAGACATTTGGATATCAAAAAAAAATATTATGTCGGTAATAATGTGACAGTGCAATTAATGAAAATTTATCAAATGAAAATTTGAGGTCATAACGATGTTCAGACGCAAAAAAATATGTCAAATAGCAACCCTTGTATTTCTATCCATATTCTGGCTGTTTATATCATGTGGAACTAATACGCAAACGCTTGATAAAGACTATTCGCTGCTCATTCTCAGTGATATTCATATCAGCAATGATGAGACAAAAGATCAGCGTCTGATTGATATGATCAGCGCTGTCAATGATGGAATGTTTGAAAACCTGGACATGCTTGTAATAACCGGCGATGCGGTATCAAGCTTTCAACGTTTCAGAGATAAAGTGGGCCTGCCTGGAAATCAAAGGGCGGAAAAATTTTTAAAGATAATAAACCGGATTGAAATTCCCTGGCATATCGCACTCGGAAACCATGATTATAAGATTGACAGTGACCGGGATTCCGATGCCCTTTTTTCATTTCAGGATATTGATACCATGGAAGTGTTATGGCACGAGTTGGCGGATATTGAGCCCTATTATGCGATTGAACATAAAGGATGGAATTTATTGTTTCTCAACAGTATGCGTGGAAGATATCTCGATCGGTTTTTTGATGACCAGCAAATGCAGTGGTTGAAAAACGAATTACAAAAAGGGCTGCCTGTTCTACTCTTTATTCATCATCCTGTCAAAACGGATCATATAAAAATACGGAATAAGCCCAAAGACCTTATTTCGCCAAAAATAGAACCGGAATTTTTCTCACTGGTTGACGCTCATAAAGAGCAAATTAAAGGAATCTTTGTCGGTCATGTTCATCGGTGGATGAAAGATGAACTTTTTGCGAACGATTCCGGTCTATCGTAACGGATTCATTCGCCGATAATAATAAAAGTCCGTTCCATCTGGTTGGTATTGATACAACAAAGAATTCAATACACGTAACCCGACATGAGTTTATAAAGAATTAAGGTATCTGGTTCTAAAGGTCAAATTATGAGTGCGGCAAGTAAAGCCAAATATTGGAAAGGAATCATATTATGTCTACTCAAAAAAAAATCACGGTTTTTTTACTAGTCGGAATTCTGTTCATGTTGACGACCAGCAGCAATTCCCGGGAAACCGATAAAAGCACAATTGCTTTCTGGCCATTCGATGAGCAGCAGGGGATTTATCCGAGTTGTGTTCTGTCTGATTTATCTGACGATGATTACCCCTGGTTCTCGGTTTGGGCGGGAAAATCTGAAACGGTAAATTCGGAAATGCCTTGCTACCGGTCGGACAAGCAGAGTCCGATTTTGTAGAGATTGAAGGAATGGTGAGATTTGGTTTGGACCAACTGCCCGTACCTGATGGGCGGAGTGTAGAGCCAATGTCCTGGTTCAATGCCGACTTTGCCGCTTTAATGACAAGCGGAGAAACTCACCTGCGCAAAGAGGTCGGTTTCCCCCAGGTTACTCAAACAGATTTAAATCTTGGTGATTTTGACTGGACTGTGGAATTCTGGTTTTACCCGTTGCGCAAGACTGATGAAACCGGAACCGTTTTTGAGATAGGGACGGGGCCCAGAGGGGAGAACCGGATTTATACCACATTGAAACTTGACCGGGATATGGGACAATTTATCTTTTATAATCAACCGAGCCGAACTCTGATCGAGATTCCTTCGTCGCTTGAACCGGAGGCATGGCAGCATCTTGCGTTTGTATATGATTCAAGAGAAAACCAATTGA
Proteins encoded in this region:
- a CDS encoding iron-containing alcohol dehydrogenase translates to MRTICLNLPQKLVFGNGCSDLFIADYKTTGCKTLLLITTEPLLEHIHPLTQKIKADGADVFVYQTVNSEPTIEDFQNALHFAQQKNIDSVAGIGGGSVLDLAKLLAAMLDNDQNILEMLDGGRLKQRQVYLACLPTTSGTGSEVSPNAILLDETDNLKKGVTSSYLIPDAAYINPLFTKSVPPSVTATTGLDALIHCIEEYTNLYAHPVIDMFALEGIRLIGSSLWRAYNDGNDEKARENMALGSLYGGIGLGSVNTAAVHALSYPLGGEYHIPHGLSNAVLFPYVMKFNMVESTERYATVARALGGEEGKNDYETAQNGVDRIFQLCEFLNVKVKLSTLNIPKTAVQRLAEAAMKVERLLKNNPRHVTLEDAKKIYHEAY
- a CDS encoding nucleotide-binding domain containing protein, which translates into the protein MPAGGAEFFKALLEIKGYDKVISKTGKSVKFGKNILIVCGSAYSKGKAGFKDIANKALKIIPMPDSVFTNSLGVEDSFQWWKEKVVQAFHKHTVVIIEIDQQVVRDKNYAVRLRKEMARLVHVVLKQVDVNELLIDGGATVHSITEKLGFEKLFPVQELSPGVIRMRVQSRDHFFVTIKPGSYAWPAWLLNYLGAR
- a CDS encoding six-hairpin glycosidase: MIYKLMLSFLLLVSSLIFSQQKMPPGVEKSKDEPIVYSGEQTVDKHYFDGKLPHAVGVHQYQVVRANRQHPPGEGGIGYTYNHQPYLAYWNGRFYYQYLSGLYQEHTPPTRTSILTSQDGVNWSDPTVVFPVYRLPEITRDDIHIPEGMPAVMHQRMGFYVAPNGRLLTSGFYSYCKSPQHSPNVGKGLGRVVREIKKDGTFGPIYFIRYNRHAGFDESNTKYPFYTESDDTGFIKACEALLQNKLMTLQWWEEDRAEDGFYPINPGDIENAFQFHQKITTSKGAGKAFDWYTRPDSVVVGLWKNQYAALTTDKGNTWTPITKNKTLITAGSKTWAQKTDDGRYALVHNQSPTWRNRFPMVVMTSEDGYEFTEMLCVSGQVPPQRYSGLNKNFGPQYFRGIAEGNGNPPGDKMWVVFSNNKEDMWIANITTPITGEVTKDIDQNFNSVARADALDYWNLYVPQWASVDIVNDLDGINKVLQLKDEEPYDYARAEKIFPQSQHIEISFRVYPYGVRLGKALEVEVHSEKGERAARLRIDHDNVRFDLLDVELDGVDMQPLTWHQIKLVLDCDSQSYDFYLDGKIQRKAIEFGEPVSNVNRIVFRTGPYRNIVPLDYLDGYPDAVGMFGEDLPFSGQKVKPVVYWIDDFVTRSH
- a CDS encoding metallophosphoesterase, coding for MFRRKKICQIATLVFLSIFWLFISCGTNTQTLDKDYSLLILSDIHISNDETKDQRLIDMISAVNDGMFENLDMLVITGDAVSSFQRFRDKVGLPGNQRAEKFLKIINRIEIPWHIALGNHDYKIDSDRDSDALFSFQDIDTMEVLWHELADIEPYYAIEHKGWNLLFLNSMRGRYLDRFFDDQQMQWLKNELQKGLPVLLFIHHPVKTDHIKIRNKPKDLISPKIEPEFFSLVDAHKEQIKGIFVGHVHRWMKDELFANDSGLS
- a CDS encoding dihydrodipicolinate synthase family protein produces the protein MIERRKEYSGIIIPVVTPFDDNGKIDIPALERIIENFNANDCETLLFGTTGETASIPQSAKTKAVAALQKYIDQHRIYVAISDNCFEDAVTAANRYFDSGVEAVVVLLPGYYPLTHDQMLNYYERFVKAIHGKMFIYNIPATTHMSIPLTVIEKLSHHERIIGLKDSERGMERLQQSIELWANREDFSYFIGWGAQSFNGLWSGVDGIVPSTGNFNAPVYKDMYQAVINRDKENAELCQNISMEIASVYQKDKILGQSLPALKVMMNEAGLCGKKVTLPFTKLPENEEKMIHEQTRHLIDKYDLTWS
- a CDS encoding sulfatase, which translates into the protein MQRREFIKNIGKTGLCVTGLSLTGSLSCTHKSEKKWNVVLVVADDLAWNQVNYHGFGFYETPNIDKIAAAGMWFTDAYSAGPVCSPTRVSLMTGKNPARLHMTDYIPGSPYPYARLSRPKVPEYLLTVGLPLEEKTVAELFKEHGYHTGHFGKWHLSKDKEYQAGRPGDPGSQGFDEVLTTVKPEYEAPPNDAHHAVEITNQSLDFIDRHKDDLFFCYTSHHVVHRPLMEKDDLVQKYKDKPYSNDPVNNPVMGAMIERMDTGIGQILDKLEEHNLTEKTIVIFYSDNGGYELHQEQDPLRGGKAMIYEGGIKVPFCIKWPGVIAPGTVSNELVTSDDFYPTFADILGEKELPLNLDGVSLLPLIKQEKNLDRDFLCWHFPHYHHLGYKPAAAIREGNYKLIEWFEQSKLGQEKPYQLFNVENDPVRSMIWRIKCLNSLSGCL
- the pdxA gene encoding 4-hydroxythreonine-4-phosphate dehydrogenase PdxA yields the protein MANQKPIIGITMGDPAGIGPEIVVKALCDDRVTEWCNPVLVGDLSVIRKAAAEQNVPKNIKSIDNIRKAEFDRNTITVYSLDLIDLDKLEMGKISPMAGEAAFQCVKTVIELALAKEIDATVTAPINKKSVNVAGHKFSGHTEMYAHFTQTKNYAMLLIDENFRVVHVSTHVSLRKACDAVKKQRIVQVTELLNNACKQFGVIKPRIGIAALNPHAGDGNLFGDEDTREILPAVERAKELGIDAEGPFPADTLFAAAKAGAFDGCVAMYHDQGHIPFKLAAFQWDQATGKIKSVTGVNITLGLPIIRTSVDHGTAFEIAGQGIASKDALVLAIKYAVSMSDRKFRKGWKQIMMTVIADDFTGAAEIAGLGLRYGLAVEIEPHVHRISESDLLIIATDTRSMKAENAYNEVYSITKQLTELGRGLTFKKTDSIFRGHIYKELQAVLNADVYDKVLLVPANPSLGRILKEGIYYIKNRYLHETKLADDPDYPLTTSNVLELINADDLNTVHVLALGQNIIRQGIIIGEALYEQRSERLGFQG